A genome region from Littorina saxatilis isolate snail1 linkage group LG16, US_GU_Lsax_2.0, whole genome shotgun sequence includes the following:
- the LOC138950066 gene encoding ribosome-binding protein 1-like encodes MANRRGRGVNMAKWRGKGVNMANRRGKGVNMTNRRGRGVNMTNRRGRGVNMTNRRGRGVNMANRRGKGVNMTNRRGKGVNMTNRRGRGVNRRGRGVNMANRRGRGVNRQGRGVNTTNRRGWGVNMTNRRGRGVNTTNRRGKGVNMTNRRGTGVNMANRRGKGVNMTNRRGKGVNMANRRGKGVNMKTRRGKGVNMTNRRGKGVNMTNRRGTGVNMTNRRGTGVNMAHRRGKGVNMTNRRGKGVNMTNRRGKGVNMVRQGINMTNRRGTGVNMTNRRGKGVNMTNRRGTGINMTNRRGKGVNMTNRRGKGVNMTNRRGKGVNMTNRRGKGVNMVRQGINMTNRRGTGVNMTNRRGKGVNMTNRRGTGINMTNRRGKGVNMTNRRGTGVNMANR; translated from the coding sequence ATGGCCAACAGACGAGGCAGGGGGGTCAACATGGCCAAATGGCGAGGCAAGGGGGTCAACATGGCCAACAGGCGAGGCAAGGGGGTCAACATGACCAACAGGCGAGGCAGGGGGGTCAACATGACCAACAGACGAGGCAGGGGGGTCAACATGACCAACAGGCGAGGCAGGGGGGTCAACATGGCCAACAGGCGAGGCAAGGGGGTCAACATGACCAACAGGCGAGGCAAGGGAGTCAACATGACCAACAGGCGAGGCAGGGGGGTCAACAGGCGAGGCAGGGGGGTCAACATGGCCAACAGGCGAGGCAGGGGGGTCAACAGGCAAGGCAGGGGGGTCAACACGACCAACAGGCGAGGATGGGGGGTAAACATGACCAACAGACGAGGCAGGGGGGTCAACACGACCAACAGGCGAGGCAAGGGGGTCAACATGACCAACAGGCGAGGTACGGGGGTCAACATGGCCAACAGGCGAGGCAAGGGGGTCAACATGACCAACAGGCGAGGCAAGGGGGTCAACATGGCCAACAGGCGAGGCAAGGGGGTCAACATGAAAACCAGGCGAGGCAAGGGGGTCAACATGACCAACAGGCGAGGCAAGGGGGTCAACATGACCAACAGGCGAGGTACGGGGGTCAACATGACCAACAGGCGAGGTACGGGGGTCAACATGGCCCACAGGCGAGGCAAGGGGGTCAACATGACCAACAGGCGAGGCAAGGGGGTCAACATGACCAACAGGCGAGGCAAGGGGGTCAACATGGTGAGGCAGGGGATCAACATGACCAACAGGCGAGGTACGGGGGTCAACATGACCAACAGGCGAGGCAAGGGGGTCAACATGACCAACAGGCGAGGTACGGGGATCAACATGACCAACAGGCGAGGCAAGGGGGTCAACATGACCAACAGGCGAGGCAAGGGGGTCAACATGACCAACAGGCGAGGCAAGGGGGTCAACATGACCAACAGGCGAGGCAAGGGGGTCAACATGGTGAGGCAGGGGATCAACATGACCAACAGGCGAGGTACGGGGGTCAACATGACCAACAGGCGAGGCAAGGGGGTCAACATGACCAACAGGCGAGGTACGGGGATCAACATGACCAACAGGCGAGGCAAGGGGGTCAACATGACCAACAGGCGAGGTACGGGGGTCAACATGGCCAACAGGTGA